GCTGGACAACTACCGGCGCAACCTGGTGCGGCTGGGCTGGGACCAGTCGGACCTCGACGAGCCACTCCCCGACGTCCGGTTCGACGCGCTGATCGCCTGGGGAGATCCCCAGGCCGTGGCCGCCCGGCTCCGCGCCCACGTCGATGCGGGCGCCGACCACGTCGCCGTTCACCCGCTCACCCCCGCAGTCGAGGTCTCCCCGGTGCCGCTCCTGGCAGAGCTCGCCGGCGCCCTGGATCTCGCGCCGCGCTGACTACGGGGCCCGCCGGGACGAGGGGGTCTGGTCCTCGCGTCCCGTCCCGCCCGGCTCCTCCGTCCGGCTGAGCGTGGCCAGCGCGGTGGCGGCCTCCTCCTGGAGCCTCGGTAGGTCACCAGGGGGGAACCAGTTCAGGTCGACGACCTCCGGGCTGCCGGTGTGGGCCTCGGTCGGCGTCCCAGGACGTGGCCGGCAGCGGAACACGATGTCGATCCGCCGCTTGGCGGCCTCCACGACCACTGCTGGCTCGCCGAGCGTCTCGATGTCGAGGCTGGTCTCCTCCTTGGCCTCGCGCCTGGCCGCCTCGATCGCCGTCTCACCGCGTTTCAGGAGCCCACCGGGCAGCCCCCAACCGTCGCGGTAGGACAGACGCAGCAGCAGGATCGCCCCGTCGGACCGTTCGATCACGCAGACCGACCCGACCGTGAACGACGGTGCGAGCCGGCGGACGACGAAGCGTCGCCCACGGACGGGCAGCCAGCTGAAGGCACGCAGCAGTGCGTGGTGCACCGCACCGATCATCCCCGCAACTCCGCCGGGATCACGGTGAGTTCCCGGAGCTGGCCGTCGCGGACGACCTGGAGCCTGATCTGACGGCCGATCCGCTCGCCACCCAGCAGACGCTGCAGATCGCCCAGTTCGGTGACCGGTTCACCGTCGACGCCGACGACGATGTCCTCCACGGTCATGCCGGCGTCGTCGGCGGGGCTGCCGGCCATGACCTCGACGACCTCCACGCCGGCGCCCCGCCCGACCGCGTCACGCACCCGGGGCGGAAGCGGACGGGAGCCCCCGGCGATGCCCAGGTACGCCCGTCGGTACCGGCCCTCGGACACCAGCGCCGAGACGATGCTCAAGGTGGCGTCGTTGATGGGGACCGCGAGCCCCAGCCCGACGCCCGCCACCGCCGTGTTGATGCCCACCACACGGCCGCGGGCGTCGGCCAGCGCCCCGCCGCTGTTGCCGGGGTTGAGCGCAGCGTCGGTCTGGATGACGTTCTCGACCAGCCGGGTGACCGCACCCTCGCGGGTCGGCAGCGAACGGCCCAGGGCGCTGACCACCCCGGCGGTGACCGAGCCGGCGAAGCCGAGCGGGTTCCCGATGGCCACTACCAGTTGACCGACGCGGAGCCGCCCAGCATCACCCAGGCGTGCCGCGGTCAGGCCCTCGCCGTCCACGCGGAGCGCCGCCAGGTCGCTCAGCGGATCACGACCGACCACGTGGAAGGTGGACTGGCGTCCATCGGTGAACGTGGCCGTGCCTGCGTTGATCCTGCCGACCACGTGGGCGGAGGTGACCAGCACCCCATGGGGATCGAACACGACGGCCGAGCCGGACCCGCGACGCCCCTGCAACCGGACGCTCGCGACCGCAGGGGCCAGCGTCTCGGCGACCGAGGTCACCAACTGCGAGTAGGCGTCCAGCGCGTCGTCGGAGCCGCCGGTCAGGTCGGTGCGGTGCTCATCCACGCATGCTCCTTCCTGATACGG
This is a stretch of genomic DNA from Actinomycetota bacterium. It encodes these proteins:
- a CDS encoding NUDIX hydrolase translates to MIGAVHHALLRAFSWLPVRGRRFVVRRLAPSFTVGSVCVIERSDGAILLLRLSYRDGWGLPGGLLKRGETAIEAARREAKEETSLDIETLGEPAVVVEAAKRRIDIVFRCRPRPGTPTEAHTGSPEVVDLNWFPPGDLPRLQEEAATALATLSRTEEPGGTGREDQTPSSRRAP
- a CDS encoding trypsin-like peptidase domain-containing protein translates to MDEHRTDLTGGSDDALDAYSQLVTSVAETLAPAVASVRLQGRRGSGSAVVFDPHGVLVTSAHVVGRINAGTATFTDGRQSTFHVVGRDPLSDLAALRVDGEGLTAARLGDAGRLRVGQLVVAIGNPLGFAGSVTAGVVSALGRSLPTREGAVTRLVENVIQTDAALNPGNSGGALADARGRVVGINTAVAGVGLGLAVPINDATLSIVSALVSEGRYRRAYLGIAGGSRPLPPRVRDAVGRGAGVEVVEVMAGSPADDAGMTVEDIVVGVDGEPVTELGDLQRLLGGERIGRQIRLQVVRDGQLRELTVIPAELRG